A single region of the Mycobacterium avium subsp. avium genome encodes:
- a CDS encoding DUF5914 domain-containing protein, producing MNIRAQLRHLRPSVRAKDWPLQVIPHTPWADQRPTFREAQPAVIDAALQRCRRQPTGNWYAFAASTHVERGRPLGARVAGVDLVAWRDARGALCVGPRSCPHLGADLATGTVCGGTLMCRWHGLPLDGRAREFGWAPVPSHDDGTLAWVRLDAVGGETPSPRPVIPPRPAGHTLASVAHLVGVCEPADIIANRLDPWHGAWFHPYSFTRLEVLATPTEDADRFLVAVTFRIGRLGVPVVAEFDCPEARTIVMRIVDGEGTGSVVETHATPIGSGPDGRPRTAVLEAVIAHSDRPGFARALWAAPLLTPVMRYAAGRLWRDDLAYAERRYEVRSQNR from the coding sequence ATGAACATCCGCGCACAGCTGCGACACTTGCGACCGTCCGTCCGCGCCAAAGACTGGCCGCTGCAGGTCATTCCGCACACACCCTGGGCCGATCAGCGTCCGACCTTTCGCGAGGCGCAACCCGCCGTCATCGACGCCGCGCTGCAGCGCTGCCGCCGGCAACCCACCGGGAACTGGTACGCGTTCGCCGCCAGCACGCACGTCGAGCGCGGGCGGCCGTTGGGGGCGCGCGTCGCCGGCGTCGATCTCGTCGCCTGGCGCGACGCCCGCGGTGCGCTGTGCGTCGGGCCGCGCAGTTGCCCCCACCTGGGGGCCGACCTGGCCACCGGGACCGTGTGTGGGGGCACGCTGATGTGTCGGTGGCACGGGCTGCCCCTGGACGGCCGCGCACGCGAATTCGGTTGGGCGCCAGTGCCCAGTCACGACGACGGCACCTTGGCCTGGGTGCGCCTCGATGCGGTGGGAGGCGAGACGCCGTCACCGCGACCGGTGATACCGCCGAGGCCGGCCGGCCACACGCTGGCCTCGGTCGCTCACCTGGTGGGCGTGTGCGAACCTGCCGACATCATCGCCAACCGGCTCGACCCCTGGCACGGCGCATGGTTTCACCCCTACTCATTCACCCGGCTGGAGGTGCTGGCCACGCCCACCGAAGACGCCGACCGCTTCCTGGTGGCGGTGACCTTCCGGATCGGACGGCTGGGTGTGCCGGTGGTCGCGGAGTTCGATTGCCCGGAGGCGCGCACCATCGTGATGCGCATCGTGGACGGCGAAGGGACCGGGAGTGTCGTCGAAACCCACGCGACCCCAATAGGTTCCGGCCCGGACGGCCGTCCCCGCACCGCGGTGTTGGAAGCGGTCATCGCGCATTCGGACCGGCCCGGGTTCGCGCGCGCCTTGTGGGCGGCGCCGCTGCTCACCCCGGTGATGCGCTATGCGGCCGGCCGGCTGTGGCGGGACGATCTGGCCTACGCCGAACGCCGCTACGAGGTCCGCAGCCAGAACCGTTAG
- a CDS encoding MMPL family transporter, with the protein MVWERVAAAVTGPRSWLLAAVTVLAGVGVMALVGPNAAAGQAPQSLPQHSPSARVTALAGQFPGGDRTPLIVVVSRADGAVLGPADLDAARAARDRAQAAAQPGAAPAQPLTPSQDGKAAPGVVPLSTTLSGLALNDAVSALRTAAATGLAADLQVHVTGGPAFGADIAGAFTHANVTLLAVTASVVALLLIATYRSPVLWLVPLLVVAFADRVAAAVGTAVASLTGLSFDGATSGITSVLVFGAGTNYALLLISRYRQELRRHAGHRDALRRAVHRAGPAIVASNATVVLALLTLLLAATPSTRSLGALAACGLVIAAVSVLVVLPPLLAVCGRRLFWPFIPVDRPATESGAWRRVAEWVAGRPALVAVAAVAVLAALGGGLWGTRIGLSQTEQFRVRADSVAGYHVLAQHFPAGLANPTLVVADTGHAAAVHQAMAATPGVVSATESGRSASGLTQWSVVIDAPPSSVRAFDIVAALRDSTRAADSGALVGGADAAALDVRDAATHDRVLLIPAILAVILIVLAVLLRSVMAPPVLLVATMLGALGALGLGGWVSLHLFGFPALDYTTPLFAFLFLAALGVDYTIFLVTRAREEAARHGTRQGMVEAVAATGGVITSAGIVLAAVFCVLAVLPLVVLTQLGIIVGLGILLDTFVVRTLVIPALFTLVGDRIWWPNNPSRHERSTP; encoded by the coding sequence GTGGTGTGGGAACGCGTGGCCGCCGCCGTGACCGGTCCGCGTTCCTGGCTGCTGGCCGCGGTCACGGTGCTGGCCGGCGTCGGCGTGATGGCTCTGGTCGGGCCGAACGCGGCGGCGGGCCAGGCGCCGCAGTCACTGCCGCAGCACTCGCCGTCCGCCCGGGTCACCGCGCTGGCCGGGCAGTTCCCCGGCGGCGACCGGACCCCGCTGATCGTGGTGGTCAGCCGCGCCGACGGCGCCGTGCTCGGCCCCGCCGATCTCGACGCGGCCCGGGCGGCCCGTGACCGCGCCCAGGCCGCCGCGCAACCCGGCGCCGCACCGGCGCAGCCGCTGACGCCCTCGCAAGACGGCAAGGCCGCCCCGGGCGTCGTGCCGCTGAGCACCACCTTGTCGGGTCTGGCCCTCAACGATGCGGTCAGCGCGCTGCGCACGGCCGCCGCGACGGGGCTGGCGGCGGATTTGCAGGTGCACGTCACCGGCGGCCCGGCGTTCGGCGCCGACATCGCCGGCGCGTTCACGCACGCCAACGTCACCCTGCTCGCGGTGACCGCCTCGGTGGTGGCGCTGCTGCTGATCGCCACCTACCGCTCCCCCGTGCTGTGGCTGGTCCCGCTGCTGGTGGTCGCCTTCGCCGACCGGGTGGCCGCGGCGGTGGGCACCGCGGTGGCGTCGCTGACCGGGTTGAGCTTCGACGGCGCCACCTCCGGGATCACCAGCGTGCTGGTTTTCGGCGCCGGCACCAATTACGCGCTGTTGCTGATCTCGCGCTATCGCCAGGAACTGCGCCGCCATGCCGGCCATCGTGACGCCCTGCGCCGGGCCGTGCACCGGGCGGGACCGGCCATCGTCGCCAGCAACGCGACCGTGGTGCTGGCGCTGCTCACCCTGCTGCTCGCCGCCACCCCCAGCACCCGCAGTCTGGGCGCGCTGGCGGCGTGCGGTCTGGTGATCGCCGCGGTTTCGGTGCTGGTGGTCCTGCCCCCGCTGTTGGCGGTGTGCGGCCGGCGGTTGTTCTGGCCGTTCATTCCGGTGGACCGGCCGGCGACCGAGTCCGGGGCGTGGCGCCGGGTCGCGGAATGGGTGGCCGGGCGTCCCGCGCTGGTCGCGGTGGCCGCGGTCGCGGTGTTGGCGGCCCTGGGTGGTGGATTGTGGGGGACCCGGATCGGGTTGTCACAGACCGAACAGTTCCGTGTCCGGGCGGATTCGGTGGCCGGTTATCACGTGCTGGCCCAGCACTTTCCGGCCGGGTTGGCCAACCCGACGCTGGTCGTCGCCGACACCGGCCATGCTGCGGCCGTGCACCAGGCGATGGCGGCCACCCCCGGTGTGGTCTCGGCGACCGAGTCCGGCCGTTCGGCGTCCGGGTTGACGCAGTGGTCGGTGGTGATCGACGCGCCACCGTCGTCGGTTCGCGCGTTCGATATCGTTGCCGCGCTGCGGGATTCGACGCGAGCCGCCGACTCCGGCGCGCTGGTGGGCGGGGCCGACGCGGCGGCCCTCGATGTTCGCGATGCCGCCACCCACGACCGAGTGCTGTTGATCCCCGCGATCCTGGCCGTCATCCTGATCGTCCTCGCCGTGCTGCTGCGGTCGGTGATGGCGCCGCCGGTCCTGCTGGTCGCGACGATGCTGGGCGCGCTGGGCGCACTCGGCCTGGGCGGCTGGGTCAGCCTGCACCTGTTCGGTTTTCCGGCGCTGGACTACACTACGCCGCTGTTCGCATTCCTGTTCCTGGCCGCCCTCGGCGTGGACTACACCATCTTCCTGGTCACCCGCGCCCGCGAGGAAGCCGCCCGGCACGGGACCCGGCAGGGCATGGTCGAGGCGGTGGCGGCCACCGGTGGCGTGATCACCAGCGCCGGAATCGTTTTGGCCGCGGTGTTCTGCGTGCTCGCGGTGTTGCCGCTGGTGGTCCTGACGCAGTTGGGCATCATCGTCGGCCTCGGCATTCTGCTGGACACCTTCGTGGTGCGCACTTTGGTCATCCCGGCGTTGTTCACCCTCGTCGGCGACCGAATCTGGTGGCCCAACAACCCCTCTCGACACGAACGGAGCACGCCGTGA
- a CDS encoding esterase produces MRYLLAAALLAPAVLLGWPAAAEPPSCAALGGSLEDGQMCRLRAAGPNYTINMVFPADYPDEQALTDYITQNRDGFVNVAQSSGGRDQPYQLEATTEQHSAGQPPHNTRSVVLKFFQDVGGTRSSIWYKAFNYNLGTKQPLTFDNLFAPNTAPLDAIFPIVQRDLERQTPLGAAILPSTGHDPSHYQNFAITDDQLIFYFAPGEMLPAFGGPVQAQVPRNAIPPLAI; encoded by the coding sequence ATGCGTTATCTGCTAGCCGCTGCGTTGCTCGCGCCGGCGGTCTTGTTGGGCTGGCCGGCCGCCGCCGAGCCCCCGTCGTGCGCCGCCCTCGGCGGCAGCCTCGAGGACGGGCAGATGTGCCGGCTGCGCGCCGCCGGGCCCAACTACACCATCAATATGGTGTTTCCCGCCGACTACCCCGACGAGCAGGCCCTGACCGACTACATCACCCAGAACCGGGACGGCTTCGTCAACGTCGCGCAGAGTTCCGGCGGGCGGGATCAGCCCTACCAGTTGGAGGCCACCACCGAGCAGCACAGCGCCGGGCAGCCGCCGCACAACACCCGCAGCGTCGTGCTCAAGTTCTTCCAGGACGTCGGGGGAACCCGGTCGTCGATCTGGTACAAGGCGTTCAACTACAACCTGGGCACCAAGCAGCCGCTGACCTTCGACAATCTGTTTGCGCCCAACACCGCCCCGCTGGACGCGATCTTCCCGATCGTGCAGCGCGACCTGGAACGCCAAACCCCGTTGGGCGCCGCGATTTTGCCCTCCACCGGGCATGACCCGTCGCACTACCAGAACTTCGCCATCACCGACGACCAGCTGATCTTCTACTTCGCCCCCGGCGAGATGCTGCCGGCGTTCGGCGGGCCAGTGCAGGCCCAGGTGCCGCGCAACGCGATCCCACCGCTGGCGATCTAA
- a CDS encoding cryptochrome/photolyase family protein, protein MPALLWFRRDLRLHDHPALSAAADSDEVLACFVLDPRLQRSSGPRRLQFLGDSLRVLRDELDGRLLVTRGRPDIRIPEIAKAIGASSVHVSEDFTPFGKRRDARVRAALASVPLVATGSPYLVAPGRVTKPDGSPYQVFTPFLRRWRDTGWRPPAKTGAASARWLDPARLGITACEIPDPGATLDLAAGEAAARNQWKTFVDNGLANYADDRHRPDIEGTSRMSAHVKFGTIHPRTLVADLDLRAAGARTYLRELAFRDFYADVLHHRPASAWRNWNSAFDAIRTDTGDEAGRRFEAWKAGETGFPFVDAGMRQLRQTGFMHNRVRMTVASFLVKDLHLPWQWGAHWFLQQLVDGDLANNQHGWQWCAGCGTDAAPYFRVFNPAAQGEKFDPSGDYIRRWVPELRCADDPHLRTGERPPGYLAPIVDHATERAEALRRYRSM, encoded by the coding sequence ATGCCCGCGCTGTTGTGGTTCCGCCGCGACCTTCGCCTGCACGATCATCCGGCGCTGTCGGCCGCGGCGGACAGTGACGAGGTGCTCGCCTGCTTCGTGCTCGATCCGCGGCTGCAGAGGTCGTCCGGGCCGCGCCGGCTGCAGTTCCTGGGCGACTCGCTGCGGGTGCTGCGCGACGAGCTGGACGGTCGGCTGCTGGTCACCCGCGGGCGGCCCGACATCCGAATTCCCGAAATCGCCAAGGCAATCGGCGCCTCGTCGGTGCACGTCTCGGAGGACTTCACGCCGTTCGGGAAGCGCCGGGACGCCCGGGTGCGCGCGGCGCTGGCGTCGGTCCCGCTGGTGGCGACCGGATCGCCGTATCTCGTCGCGCCGGGCCGCGTCACCAAGCCGGACGGCTCGCCCTACCAGGTGTTCACCCCGTTTCTGCGGCGGTGGCGCGACACCGGCTGGCGACCACCGGCCAAAACCGGCGCCGCATCCGCGCGCTGGCTGGATCCGGCGCGGCTGGGCATCACCGCCTGCGAAATCCCCGACCCCGGCGCCACGCTCGACCTGGCGGCCGGTGAGGCTGCGGCGCGAAACCAGTGGAAGACGTTCGTGGACAACGGGTTAGCGAACTACGCCGACGATCGCCACCGGCCCGACATCGAGGGCACCAGCCGGATGTCGGCGCACGTGAAGTTCGGCACCATCCATCCGCGCACGCTGGTCGCCGATCTCGACCTACGTGCCGCCGGAGCGCGAACGTACCTGCGGGAGTTGGCCTTTCGCGACTTCTATGCCGACGTGCTGCATCACCGGCCGGCCAGCGCGTGGCGCAACTGGAACAGCGCCTTCGACGCCATCCGCACCGACACCGGCGACGAGGCCGGCCGCCGCTTCGAGGCCTGGAAGGCCGGCGAAACCGGTTTTCCGTTCGTCGACGCCGGAATGCGCCAGCTGCGCCAGACCGGATTCATGCACAACCGGGTGCGCATGACCGTTGCCTCTTTCCTGGTGAAGGACCTTCACCTGCCCTGGCAGTGGGGCGCGCACTGGTTTCTGCAGCAGTTGGTGGACGGCGACCTGGCGAACAACCAGCATGGCTGGCAATGGTGTGCGGGCTGCGGCACCGACGCCGCACCCTACTTCCGGGTGTTCAACCCCGCCGCCCAGGGCGAAAAATTCGATCCCTCCGGCGACTACATCCGCCGCTGGGTGCCCGAATTGCGGTGCGCCGACGACCCACACCTGCGCACCGGCGAGCGACCGCCCGGTTACCTGGCGCCGATCGTCGACCACGCGACCGAACGCGCCGAAGCGCTGCGCCGCTATCGGAGCATGTGA
- a CDS encoding DUF6264 family protein gives MPIDDPTTSPRTGDVATTNTADLVATLVLLVVHGGLFAATYVLLGLLVMSTDPCGYQKCGDPAWIDRAMNLNIWAGAALLVLDIAVAVVLLVRRKRAFFVPIIGCLAQVALAVAAAAMELRAGPV, from the coding sequence GTGCCGATCGACGACCCAACGACCAGCCCCCGGACCGGTGACGTCGCCACCACCAACACCGCCGACCTGGTGGCCACGCTGGTGTTGCTGGTCGTGCACGGCGGCCTGTTCGCGGCGACCTACGTGCTGCTGGGACTGCTGGTGATGAGCACCGACCCGTGCGGCTACCAAAAGTGCGGCGACCCCGCCTGGATCGACCGGGCCATGAACCTGAACATCTGGGCCGGCGCCGCCCTGCTGGTCCTCGACATCGCGGTCGCGGTGGTCTTACTGGTGCGCCGCAAGCGGGCGTTTTTCGTCCCGATCATCGGCTGCCTGGCGCAGGTGGCGTTGGCGGTCGCCGCCGCGGCGATGGAGCTGCGGGCCGGACCGGTCTGA
- a CDS encoding DUF4333 domain-containing protein, which produces MTNFIIRTLLIGGLTAGVGACSCSIGPSHSVSKSDVAGQITAKMTDAAGNKPESVNCPGDLPAKVGAQLNCEMKVKNRPFNVNVTVTSVNGNDVKFDMVETVDKNQVAGAISSQLGQQFGRQPDSVTCPDNLKGVAGATLRCQLTDGSDKYGVLVTVTDVDAGDVNFHFKVDEQPQPKS; this is translated from the coding sequence ATGACCAACTTCATCATCCGCACGCTGTTGATCGGCGGTCTCACCGCGGGCGTCGGCGCCTGTTCCTGTTCGATCGGACCGTCGCATTCGGTGAGCAAGAGCGACGTCGCCGGCCAGATCACCGCCAAGATGACCGACGCGGCGGGCAACAAGCCCGAGTCGGTGAACTGCCCCGGCGACCTGCCGGCGAAAGTCGGGGCGCAGCTGAACTGTGAAATGAAGGTCAAGAACCGGCCGTTCAACGTCAACGTCACCGTGACCAGCGTCAACGGCAACGACGTCAAGTTCGACATGGTGGAGACGGTCGACAAGAACCAGGTGGCCGGCGCGATCAGCAGCCAGCTCGGCCAGCAGTTCGGCAGGCAACCGGATTCGGTCACCTGCCCGGACAACTTGAAAGGCGTTGCGGGAGCGACGCTGCGGTGTCAGCTCACCGACGGCAGCGACAAGTACGGCGTGCTGGTGACCGTCACCGACGTCGACGCGGGCGACGTCAACTTCCATTTCAAGGTGGACGAGCAGCCGCAACCAAAAAGCTAG
- a CDS encoding tryptophan-rich sensory protein, whose protein sequence is MNRSILGATSLAVAAAAGAGRLAGAKAVPRWYARLRQPAYQPPRAAFPLAWTTLYADIAATSRGALTLSPYPLWCGFATVLSTHIWRLNG, encoded by the coding sequence GTGAACAGGTCGATACTCGGCGCAACCAGCCTGGCCGTCGCCGCGGCCGCCGGCGCCGGACGCCTGGCCGGCGCCAAGGCCGTCCCCCGGTGGTATGCGCGGCTGCGCCAGCCCGCCTATCAACCGCCCCGCGCCGCGTTTCCCCTCGCGTGGACCACGCTGTACGCCGATATCGCGGCCACGTCGCGCGGCGCTCTGACGTTGTCGCCCTATCCGTTGTGGTGCGGCTTCGCCACCGTGTTGTCCACCCACATCTGGCGCCTCAACGGTTAG
- a CDS encoding hydroxysqualene dehydroxylase: MTARATDRRRRILPAPTGLPDAGALPSRPRVAVVGGGIAGLTAATGLAERGVAVEVIEREHYLGGRVGGWTEHHDGTDLAMNRGFHAFFRQYYNLRALLARLDPRLRMLVPVNDYPLIDAAGRRDSFRGLPRTPPLNAMAFAVRSPTFRLRDFARIDARAAAPLAAVSVPGTYRRLDHIDAATFLEDIRFPEAARHLAFEVFSRSFFADPAKLSAAELATMFHIYFLGSAEGLIFDVPSANYDSALWQPLRSYLEQRHVRFRLGTSVGSIDAANRFAVHTDTDEELEVDAVVLATDVAGLQRIVAASRGLANGEWRDRIAGLRTAPPFAVHRFWLDRPVSPRRPAFLGTAGHKPLDNISVLDRYEREARAWAGAHHGSVVELHSYALDSAPSGAAALRELRRIYPETAAAQIVHETLLHRSDCPLFAPGGYPHRPTVVTPTPGLLLAGDAVRIDLPVALMERAATTGWCAANHLLKRWGLAGHPLVTVPTEGRSRLLRWLANREGATRS, from the coding sequence ATGACCGCGCGTGCCACCGACCGCCGCCGTCGGATACTGCCCGCGCCCACCGGATTGCCGGATGCCGGTGCGCTGCCGTCCCGCCCACGGGTGGCGGTGGTGGGCGGCGGGATCGCGGGCCTGACCGCCGCCACCGGGCTCGCCGAGCGCGGCGTCGCCGTCGAGGTCATCGAACGTGAACACTACCTCGGCGGCCGGGTCGGCGGCTGGACCGAACACCACGACGGAACCGACCTCGCGATGAACCGCGGCTTCCACGCGTTCTTCCGGCAGTACTACAACCTGCGCGCGTTGCTCGCGCGCCTCGATCCGCGCCTGCGAATGCTGGTGCCGGTCAACGATTACCCGCTCATCGACGCGGCGGGACGACGAGACAGCTTCCGCGGCCTGCCGCGTACCCCGCCGCTGAACGCCATGGCCTTCGCCGTGCGCAGTCCCACCTTCCGGCTGCGTGACTTCGCCCGCATCGACGCTCGTGCCGCCGCGCCACTGGCCGCGGTGTCGGTGCCCGGAACCTACCGGCGCCTGGACCACATCGATGCCGCGACGTTCCTCGAGGACATCCGATTCCCCGAGGCCGCACGGCATCTGGCATTCGAGGTGTTCTCCCGCAGCTTCTTCGCCGACCCGGCCAAACTGTCGGCCGCCGAGTTGGCGACCATGTTCCACATCTATTTCCTGGGGTCGGCCGAGGGCCTCATCTTCGACGTTCCGAGCGCCAACTACGACAGCGCACTGTGGCAGCCGTTGCGCAGCTATCTCGAACAACGCCACGTCCGGTTCCGGCTGGGCACCAGCGTCGGAAGCATCGACGCGGCGAATCGCTTTGCCGTGCATACCGATACCGATGAGGAGCTGGAGGTGGACGCCGTGGTGCTGGCCACAGACGTCGCCGGCCTGCAGCGGATCGTCGCCGCCTCGCGCGGCCTGGCCAACGGGGAGTGGCGCGATCGGATCGCGGGGTTGCGCACCGCGCCGCCGTTCGCCGTCCATCGGTTCTGGCTCGACCGCCCGGTCTCGCCGCGGCGCCCGGCGTTTCTGGGCACCGCCGGGCACAAGCCGCTGGACAACATCAGCGTGCTGGACCGGTATGAACGCGAAGCGCGCGCCTGGGCCGGAGCGCATCATGGTTCGGTCGTCGAATTGCATTCCTACGCCTTGGATTCGGCGCCGTCGGGGGCGGCGGCGCTACGTGAACTGAGGCGGATCTATCCCGAGACCGCCGCCGCGCAGATCGTGCACGAGACGCTGTTGCACCGCAGCGACTGTCCGCTGTTCGCCCCGGGCGGCTACCCGCACCGGCCCACGGTGGTGACGCCCACCCCGGGCCTGCTGCTGGCCGGCGACGCCGTACGGATCGACCTGCCGGTGGCCCTCATGGAGCGCGCCGCGACCACGGGCTGGTGCGCGGCCAACCATCTGCTCAAGCGCTGGGGATTGGCCGGGCACCCGCTGGTCACCGTCCCCACCGAAGGCCGGTCACGCCTGCTGCGCTGGCTGGCCAACCGCGAAGGGGCCACCCGATCATGA
- a CDS encoding PQQ-binding-like beta-propeller repeat protein, with product MLLAAVVTAGAGACGNTDSWVEASAAQGWPAQYADAANSGYTSTGGASKLALQWTRSVKGSLAAGPALSARGYLGLNAQTPAGCSLMEWENNDNGRQRWCVRLVQGGGFAGPLLDGFDNLYVGQPGAFLSFPVTQWTRWRQPVIGMPTTPRFLGHGQLLVVTHLGQVLVFDSHRGQVAGSPLDLVDGVDPTDATRGLADCAPARPDCPVPAAPAFSAATGMVVLGVWQPGAPSAGLVGLKYHPGQSPLLTREWTSDAVGAGVIASPVLSADGSTVYVNGRDQRLWALRAADAKVKWSAPLGFLAQTPPAVTPQGLIVAGGGPDTRLAAFRDAGDHADQVWRRDDLIPLSSSSLAGVGYTVVSGPPANGAPGMSVLVFDPGDGHTLNSYPLPAATGYPLGVSVGTDRRVVAAISDGQVYGFAPA from the coding sequence ATGCTGCTGGCGGCGGTCGTCACGGCGGGGGCCGGCGCGTGCGGCAACACCGACTCGTGGGTGGAAGCGTCGGCCGCGCAAGGCTGGCCGGCCCAGTACGCCGATGCCGCCAACAGCGGCTACACCAGCACCGGCGGGGCCAGCAAGCTCGCGTTGCAGTGGACCCGCTCGGTCAAGGGCAGCCTGGCCGCCGGGCCGGCGCTGAGCGCCCGCGGTTACCTCGGCCTCAACGCCCAGACCCCGGCCGGCTGTTCGCTGATGGAGTGGGAGAACAACGACAACGGCCGGCAGCGCTGGTGCGTGCGGCTGGTCCAGGGCGGCGGCTTCGCCGGCCCGCTGCTCGACGGCTTCGACAACCTCTACGTCGGCCAGCCCGGGGCGTTCCTGTCGTTTCCGGTGACTCAGTGGACCCGCTGGCGCCAGCCGGTGATCGGCATGCCCACCACCCCGCGGTTCCTCGGGCACGGCCAGTTGCTGGTGGTCACGCATCTGGGACAGGTGCTGGTCTTCGACTCCCATCGCGGCCAGGTGGCCGGCAGCCCGCTGGATCTGGTGGACGGCGTCGATCCCACCGACGCGACGCGCGGGCTGGCCGATTGCGCGCCGGCCCGCCCGGATTGCCCGGTGCCGGCCGCCCCCGCCTTCTCGGCGGCCACCGGGATGGTGGTGCTCGGCGTCTGGCAGCCGGGCGCGCCCAGCGCAGGCCTGGTGGGGCTGAAGTATCACCCCGGGCAGTCCCCGCTGCTGACCCGGGAGTGGACCAGCGACGCCGTGGGCGCCGGTGTCATCGCCAGCCCGGTGCTGTCCGCGGACGGGTCGACGGTCTACGTCAACGGGCGCGACCAGCGGCTGTGGGCGCTGCGCGCGGCGGACGCGAAGGTGAAGTGGTCCGCACCGCTGGGGTTTTTGGCGCAGACGCCGCCGGCGGTCACCCCGCAGGGGCTGATCGTGGCGGGCGGCGGCCCGGACACCCGGCTGGCGGCGTTCCGGGACGCCGGCGACCACGCCGACCAGGTGTGGCGCCGCGACGACCTGATCCCGCTGTCGTCGTCCAGCCTGGCGGGTGTCGGCTACACGGTGGTCAGCGGGCCCCCGGCCAACGGCGCGCCGGGGATGTCGGTGCTGGTCTTCGATCCCGGTGACGGTCACACGCTGAACAGCTATCCGCTGCCGGCGGCGACCGGCTATCCGCTGGGCGTTTCGGTCGGCACCGATCGCCGGGTGGTGGCCGCGATCAGCGACGGCCAGGTTTACGGTTTCGCACCGGCCTGA
- a CDS encoding acyltransferase: MTTMWGAPLHRRWRGSNLRDPRQAKFLTLASLKWVLRNRAYTPWYLVRYWRLLKFKLANPHIITRGMVFLGKGVEIHATPELAQLEIGRWVHIGDKNTIRAHEGSLRFGDKVVLGRDNVINAYLDIELGDSVLMADWCYVCDFDHRMDDINVPIKDQGIVKSPVRIGPDTWVGVKVTVLRGTSIGCGCVLGSHAVVRGVIPDYSIAVGAPAKVVKNRQLSWESSAAQRAELAAALADIERKKASR, encoded by the coding sequence ATGACGACCATGTGGGGCGCTCCACTCCATCGCCGTTGGCGTGGATCGAATCTGCGCGACCCGCGCCAGGCCAAATTCCTCACCCTGGCCTCGCTGAAATGGGTGCTGCGCAACCGCGCCTACACCCCCTGGTACCTGGTGCGGTATTGGCGGCTGCTGAAGTTCAAGCTGGCCAACCCGCACATCATTACCCGCGGCATGGTGTTTCTGGGCAAGGGCGTGGAGATCCATGCCACGCCCGAGCTCGCGCAGCTCGAGATCGGCCGCTGGGTGCACATCGGCGACAAGAACACCATCCGCGCGCACGAGGGCTCGCTGCGGTTCGGTGACAAGGTGGTGCTGGGCCGCGACAACGTGATCAACGCCTATCTGGACATCGAGCTCGGCGATTCGGTGTTGATGGCCGACTGGTGCTACGTCTGCGATTTCGACCACCGCATGGACGACATCAACGTCCCTATCAAGGACCAGGGGATCGTCAAGTCCCCGGTCCGCATCGGGCCGGACACCTGGGTGGGGGTGAAGGTGACGGTGCTGCGCGGCACCTCCATCGGGTGCGGCTGCGTGCTCGGCTCGCACGCGGTGGTCCGCGGTGTCATCCCGGACTACTCGATTGCGGTCGGCGCACCGGCCAAGGTGGTCAAGAATCGTCAGCTGTCCTGGGAGAGTTCGGCCGCGCAGCGGGCCGAGCTGGCCGCCGCGCTGGCCGACATCGAACGAAAGAAGGCCTCCCGCTAG
- a CDS encoding MarR family winged helix-turn-helix transcriptional regulator yields MTKRGAADRRLDRTELEKLMSADMRAITAQSDRIGRHFARQNNVSGTDFHALLHIMVAETAGTPLTPAQLRQRMDVSPAAITYLVDRMIDAGHIRREPDPQDRRKTLLRYEKPGMALAHSFFTPLGAELRDALAHLSDRDLAAAHRVFTAMIEAMSAFESRLAASTSKPPAAPGRKRATTAGRRGAPR; encoded by the coding sequence GTGACCAAGCGCGGCGCCGCTGATCGGCGACTGGATCGGACCGAACTCGAGAAGTTGATGTCGGCCGACATGCGTGCGATCACCGCGCAGTCCGACCGCATCGGCCGGCACTTCGCTCGCCAGAACAACGTCAGCGGCACCGACTTCCACGCGTTGCTGCATATCATGGTCGCCGAAACCGCGGGAACGCCGTTGACGCCGGCCCAGCTGCGCCAGCGGATGGACGTGTCGCCGGCGGCCATCACCTACCTGGTGGATCGCATGATCGATGCCGGGCACATCCGCCGCGAACCCGACCCGCAGGACCGCCGCAAGACGCTGCTGCGCTACGAGAAACCGGGCATGGCGCTGGCGCATTCGTTCTTCACCCCGCTGGGCGCCGAGCTGCGCGACGCCCTCGCCCATCTGTCCGACCGTGACTTGGCGGCAGCACATCGGGTCTTCACCGCGATGATCGAGGCGATGTCCGCCTTCGAATCCCGGCTGGCCGCATCGACTTCCAAACCGCCCGCCGCTCCCGGCCGCAAGCGTGCGACGACCGCGGGACGTCGCGGCGCGCCACGCTGA